One Polynucleobacter sp. MG-5-Ahmo-C2 genomic window carries:
- a CDS encoding TonB-dependent receptor — protein MLFKKKNVSVYASMLVGSFLINASVQAQIAPPPNYDQKLSDMVVTATKSGTTLRDMTQNTTILTKEELEIAPDQTIDQILKNQTSVFLNDQPFYEKDPTGQSINVRGLGNARTLVLIDGVPANDAMYGTVQWNLVPMSAIQDVEFIRGGVSALYGNMGMGGVINITTKPIDGNKGEASASIGSYSTGTAAVSNEFALNDSFKLRASADYFSTEGYQNIASISPSSPSAVKPGMGNESAENANYRLQGSAKLSRDTDGFFNLGLHSMSNLPTGGYSFARKSTNEMTLSGGTTTKLNSSEQVQVNGYYENTTLQQQNVSSTNPYINASFHNPYYQLGGSAQYTSNLQNLVIDQFIMSVDAKQLSASNFQNNYASPGAANYQTSKMGALTSQVVAQGTQNFAGVLGQVKSKLPSAPLQATLSARVDRWNSEVPINYTQAVGSSQINQAVPDQSRTKFSPNLGLLYNATKELDFRAAAYQAFHAPGLNNTIRSYGSGSSYVGNNPYLSPENMTGYELGSDYRWSSGFIQVTGYNASVTNAIATYTLTSAQIASTCAPVCSAGAKSYSNDQSLRSAGLELQAHYDMSTKWAADLGYTLTKAVLTSTYGAIDQTLNPTGVQIAGTPRNMGSANITYYPISKTSLTASVRYVGNSWYDTAHTLPIPAYAVLGARVNHEVTTNTSVYLSAVNLLNRNYITFGSGSQYIAGQPQTITVGARIIF, from the coding sequence ATGTTGTTTAAGAAAAAGAATGTGAGCGTATATGCGAGCATGCTCGTCGGCTCATTTCTCATCAATGCTAGTGTGCAAGCTCAAATAGCGCCACCGCCTAATTATGACCAGAAGCTATCTGACATGGTAGTTACTGCGACAAAATCAGGGACTACTCTGCGTGACATGACTCAGAATACGACCATCTTGACTAAAGAGGAATTAGAGATTGCTCCGGATCAAACAATCGACCAGATCTTAAAGAATCAGACAAGTGTATTTTTAAATGATCAACCTTTTTATGAGAAGGACCCAACCGGGCAAAGCATTAATGTACGTGGATTAGGCAATGCTAGAACATTAGTTTTGATTGATGGGGTACCCGCAAATGATGCTATGTATGGAACTGTGCAATGGAATTTAGTACCCATGTCAGCCATTCAGGATGTTGAATTTATTCGCGGTGGTGTCTCGGCTTTGTATGGAAATATGGGCATGGGTGGAGTAATCAATATCACAACCAAGCCTATTGACGGCAATAAGGGGGAGGCATCAGCCAGTATTGGATCTTACTCAACAGGCACTGCAGCAGTATCAAATGAATTTGCATTGAACGACTCTTTTAAATTAAGAGCTTCTGCGGACTACTTTAGCACTGAGGGTTATCAGAATATTGCATCCATCTCTCCATCATCACCGAGCGCTGTTAAACCAGGAATGGGAAATGAAAGTGCGGAAAATGCAAACTACAGGTTACAAGGTTCAGCAAAGCTAAGTCGAGATACTGATGGCTTTTTCAATCTTGGTCTGCATTCAATGTCAAATCTACCTACGGGTGGTTACAGTTTTGCCAGAAAATCCACCAATGAGATGACTCTTTCGGGTGGCACAACTACAAAGCTAAATTCTAGCGAGCAGGTTCAAGTGAATGGTTATTATGAAAATACGACATTACAACAGCAAAATGTGAGCTCTACTAATCCGTATATTAATGCCTCCTTTCATAATCCCTACTATCAACTTGGAGGATCTGCCCAATACACAAGTAATCTTCAAAATCTAGTAATTGATCAATTCATCATGAGCGTGGATGCGAAGCAGTTATCAGCATCTAATTTTCAGAATAACTACGCTTCACCTGGAGCGGCAAATTACCAAACAAGCAAAATGGGGGCGCTTACTTCACAGGTAGTTGCACAGGGCACCCAAAATTTTGCAGGCGTTCTAGGGCAAGTTAAATCAAAATTACCCTCAGCCCCTCTTCAAGCAACTTTATCTGCTAGGGTCGACAGATGGAACAGTGAGGTTCCCATAAATTACACGCAAGCTGTTGGAAGCTCGCAGATCAATCAGGCTGTGCCAGATCAATCAAGAACAAAATTTAGCCCAAATTTAGGGTTGCTTTATAACGCAACGAAAGAGTTGGATTTTCGGGCTGCTGCCTATCAAGCATTTCATGCGCCAGGCCTCAACAATACGATACGTAGTTATGGTTCGGGATCTAGCTATGTTGGGAATAATCCATATCTTTCGCCTGAAAATATGACTGGCTATGAATTAGGTTCCGACTATCGGTGGAGCTCCGGCTTTATTCAGGTAACGGGTTACAACGCAAGCGTTACCAACGCAATTGCTACCTATACTCTAACGAGCGCTCAAATTGCCAGTACTTGTGCTCCAGTATGTAGTGCTGGTGCCAAATCCTATAGTAACGACCAATCGCTTCGGAGCGCCGGTCTAGAGCTGCAAGCACATTACGATATGAGCACAAAATGGGCGGCCGATCTTGGGTATACGCTAACCAAAGCGGTACTCACCTCGACCTATGGTGCAATTGATCAAACACTGAATCCTACTGGCGTTCAGATTGCCGGAACACCCAGAAATATGGGGAGTGCAAATATCACCTACTATCCAATTTCAAAAACAAGCTTGACTGCTTCGGTTCGTTATGTCGGAAACTCTTGGTATGACACAGCCCATACTCTACCAATTCCGGCCTATGCCGTATTGGGTGCAAGGGTCAACCATGAGGTGACTACAAATACCTCAGTTTATTTAAGCGCAGTTAACCTTTTGAATCGTAACTACATTACCTTTGGATCGGGTTCGCAATATATTGCTGGCCAACCTCAGACAATTACGGTTGGTGCACGTATCATCTTCTAG
- a CDS encoding DUF2946 family protein gives MNSRKNHLVHWIAAIAIAMSALAPAMSQAVSLAKHGQGFSMEICVADGIKMQIDVQDDGKDLAEQVQPCPFCIAQSSITPAFNTNLKFQAPQTFAFLPQLFYQSPKPLVVWVKPPSAAPPAQA, from the coding sequence ATGAATTCCCGCAAAAACCACCTCGTTCACTGGATTGCTGCAATTGCAATTGCAATGAGTGCGCTGGCACCTGCAATGTCTCAGGCGGTATCGTTGGCAAAGCATGGGCAAGGTTTTTCGATGGAGATTTGCGTAGCCGACGGTATCAAAATGCAAATTGATGTTCAGGATGATGGCAAAGACCTTGCGGAGCAAGTTCAACCATGCCCTTTTTGTATTGCCCAAAGCAGTATTACTCCTGCATTTAATACCAACCTCAAATTTCAGGCACCGCAAACCTTTGCATTTCTGCCGCAGCTTTTCTATCAATCTCCCAAACCACTCGTTGTTTGGGTAAAACCGCCATCAGCAGCACCTCCAGCACAAGCCTAA
- a CDS encoding tripartite tricarboxylate transporter permease produces the protein MEEISALFNGFAVAMTPFNLLLMLVGVTLGVIIGVLPGLGGANGIAILLPLTFTMPPTSAIIMLSCIYWGALFGGAITSVLFNIPGEPWSVATTFDGYPMARNGKAGEALTAAFTSSFVGAFFAIVMITFLAPLVAKFALQFGPPEFFSVYLLTFCSFVGMNKGSPFKTISAMMLGFALATVGMDTVTGQLRLTFGHPELMRGFDFLIAVIGLFGIGEILLSMEEGLAFHGAAAKIRRQVVLETWAKLPKYWATSLRSCLIGCWMGITPGGATPASFMAYGVAKRVSKNGENFGKGEMEGIVAPETAAHAAGTSALLPMLSLGIPGSPTAAVLLGGLLIWGLQPGPLLFVEKPDFVWGLIASMYLGNLAGLFVVLTCVPLFASILRIPFSIIAPVIIVICAVGAYTVHNATFDVWLMLGFGVLGYVFKKLDYPMAPMVLALVLGDRAEDSFRQSMLISQGSLDVFFSNYLVAGISSVALLLLFWPLIGKFIGKKKVAA, from the coding sequence TTGGAAGAAATTAGCGCTCTATTCAACGGCTTTGCTGTTGCAATGACCCCATTTAACCTGCTGCTGATGCTGGTAGGTGTAACACTCGGTGTGATTATTGGCGTACTACCAGGATTGGGTGGTGCCAACGGCATTGCAATTCTGTTGCCATTGACATTCACAATGCCACCAACATCAGCCATCATCATGCTCTCTTGTATTTACTGGGGTGCATTGTTTGGTGGTGCGATTACATCTGTTCTCTTCAATATTCCAGGTGAGCCCTGGTCAGTTGCGACAACTTTCGATGGTTACCCAATGGCCCGCAACGGCAAAGCAGGTGAGGCGCTAACTGCAGCCTTTACCTCTTCTTTCGTTGGCGCATTCTTTGCGATTGTGATGATTACGTTCTTGGCGCCTTTGGTTGCTAAGTTTGCTCTGCAGTTTGGGCCACCTGAGTTCTTCTCGGTGTACTTGCTAACCTTCTGTAGTTTCGTGGGCATGAATAAAGGATCGCCGTTCAAGACAATCTCCGCCATGATGTTGGGCTTTGCCTTGGCTACTGTCGGCATGGATACTGTTACTGGTCAATTGCGTTTGACATTTGGTCACCCTGAACTCATGCGTGGCTTTGACTTTTTGATCGCTGTTATCGGTTTGTTTGGTATCGGTGAGATATTGCTCTCGATGGAAGAAGGTCTTGCATTCCATGGTGCAGCAGCTAAGATTCGCCGCCAAGTGGTTCTCGAGACCTGGGCAAAGTTACCTAAGTATTGGGCTACTTCATTACGTAGCTGCTTAATCGGTTGCTGGATGGGTATCACCCCAGGCGGCGCGACGCCTGCCTCATTTATGGCTTATGGCGTTGCAAAGCGCGTTTCTAAGAATGGTGAGAACTTTGGTAAAGGCGAGATGGAGGGGATTGTTGCTCCTGAAACTGCGGCCCACGCTGCAGGTACTTCAGCACTGCTGCCAATGTTATCTCTTGGTATCCCAGGCTCACCTACGGCAGCGGTATTGCTCGGTGGCTTGTTGATCTGGGGTCTACAACCTGGCCCATTGCTTTTCGTAGAGAAGCCAGACTTTGTTTGGGGCTTGATTGCAAGTATGTATTTAGGTAACTTGGCTGGCTTGTTTGTAGTATTAACATGTGTGCCATTGTTTGCTTCAATCTTGAGAATCCCATTCTCAATCATTGCACCAGTCATTATTGTGATTTGTGCCGTGGGTGCTTACACCGTTCACAATGCGACATTTGACGTTTGGTTGATGTTGGGCTTTGGCGTACTGGGCTATGTCTTTAAGAAACTTGACTATCCAATGGCCCCAATGGTCTTAGCTTTGGTCTTGGGTGACCGCGCAGAAGACTCCTTCCGTCAGTCCATGTTGATCTCACAAGGTAGCTTAGATGTTTTCTTCTCTAACTATCTAGTGGCTGGTATTTCATCTGTTGCTTTGCTCCTGTTGTTCTGGCCATTAATAGGCAAGTTCATTGGTAAGAAGAAGGTGGCCGCATAA
- a CDS encoding tripartite tricarboxylate transporter TctB family protein: MSEHTNNSNQDSVISVRSMDIITAFLFMVVGLIVMVGSIKLGASWGSDGPEAGYFPFYISLIILLSSAVTLYQAAIVNKKKKTESFVDKESFNQVMAVLLPAVVFVLGVQLIGIYVSSVFYIAIFMVWLGKYPLWKAIAVSVGVSVALYLMFEFWFQVPLPHGSWFNPLEFVGVN, encoded by the coding sequence ATGTCTGAACATACAAATAATTCAAATCAAGACTCAGTGATCAGTGTGCGATCAATGGATATCATCACCGCCTTCCTGTTTATGGTGGTAGGGCTGATCGTGATGGTAGGTAGCATCAAGCTTGGTGCTAGCTGGGGTAGTGATGGCCCAGAAGCGGGATATTTCCCTTTCTATATTAGCTTAATCATCCTTCTTTCAAGCGCGGTGACTCTTTACCAAGCGGCGATCGTGAATAAGAAAAAGAAAACAGAGTCATTTGTTGATAAAGAATCCTTCAATCAGGTGATGGCTGTATTGTTGCCAGCGGTTGTGTTCGTGCTTGGTGTTCAGTTAATTGGTATTTATGTCTCCTCAGTGTTTTATATCGCCATTTTCATGGTTTGGCTTGGTAAATATCCGCTTTGGAAGGCAATTGCAGTATCAGTTGGGGTGAGCGTAGCCCTATACCTCATGTTCGAGTTTTGGTTCCAAGTTCCATTGCCACATGGTTCATGGTTTAACCCGCTCGAGTTTGTTGGTGTGAACTAA
- a CDS encoding tripartite tricarboxylate transporter substrate binding protein, with the protein MKLKGALISTALALGVAGVSPAFAAWEPSKPVEFIIPAGPGGGADQMARMIQGIITKNNLMKQAIIPVNKGAGAGAEGFLAMKEAKGDPNKIVITLSNLFTTPLATGVPFNWQDITPVAMLALDQFVLWDNAEKPYKTAKEYIDAAKAAGPGKFKMGGTGSKQEDQIITVAIEKATGAKFTYIPFKGGGDVAVQLVGNHIDSSVNNPIEAVAQWRAGKLRALCVFDDTRMPYKEKITDTQSWYDVPTCKEAGVSTDYTMLRGIFMAPGVTQEQVDFYVELFKKVRATAEWKKFMADGAFNQTFMSGKEFRNWLTLNEALHKQLMTEAGFLAK; encoded by the coding sequence ATGAAGTTAAAAGGGGCATTGATTTCCACCGCCTTAGCCCTCGGTGTCGCTGGCGTTTCACCTGCATTTGCAGCATGGGAGCCAAGTAAGCCTGTTGAATTCATTATTCCTGCCGGTCCTGGCGGTGGTGCCGATCAAATGGCGCGCATGATTCAAGGGATCATTACCAAAAATAATTTGATGAAGCAGGCGATTATCCCTGTGAATAAAGGCGCTGGTGCTGGTGCTGAGGGTTTCTTGGCAATGAAAGAAGCTAAGGGTGATCCAAACAAGATCGTGATCACACTCTCGAACTTGTTTACCACTCCATTGGCTACTGGTGTTCCATTTAATTGGCAAGACATCACTCCAGTTGCCATGTTGGCGCTTGATCAATTTGTTTTGTGGGATAACGCTGAAAAGCCATACAAAACAGCAAAAGAATATATTGATGCCGCTAAAGCAGCGGGCCCAGGTAAATTCAAAATGGGCGGTACAGGTTCTAAGCAAGAAGATCAAATTATTACCGTAGCGATTGAAAAAGCAACCGGCGCTAAATTCACTTACATTCCATTCAAAGGGGGTGGCGACGTTGCTGTTCAGCTCGTTGGTAATCATATTGATTCTTCTGTGAATAATCCAATTGAAGCAGTTGCGCAATGGCGTGCTGGCAAGTTGCGTGCTCTCTGTGTATTTGATGACACGCGCATGCCTTACAAAGAAAAGATTACCGATACGCAATCTTGGTATGACGTTCCAACTTGTAAAGAAGCAGGTGTTTCAACTGACTACACCATGTTGCGTGGCATCTTCATGGCTCCTGGCGTGACACAAGAGCAAGTTGATTTTTATGTGGAGTTATTCAAAAAAGTACGTGCGACAGCTGAGTGGAAGAAGTTCATGGCTGATGGTGCTTTCAACCAAACATTTATGTCTGGCAAAGAATTTAGAAACTGGCTCACCTTGAATGAGGCACTTCACAAGCAATTAATGACCGAAGCTGGATTCTTGGCTAAGTAA
- a CDS encoding DUF1854 domain-containing protein produces MSKAHQLERDALGHLVFIDAKGERHIGVHPVRAFPITAPAAGIGIMNQSGKEVCWYPDVSLIPEAELALIEEELAAREFMPVIEKITKVSTFATPSIWDIETDRGPTRIRLKGEEDIRRIAGNTLLIADSNGLQFLIKDSTELDKVSKKLLDRFR; encoded by the coding sequence ATGAGTAAGGCGCATCAACTAGAGCGCGATGCACTTGGCCATTTAGTATTTATCGACGCAAAAGGTGAACGTCATATTGGAGTTCATCCAGTTCGAGCATTTCCAATTACCGCACCTGCTGCCGGTATTGGCATCATGAATCAATCCGGCAAAGAAGTATGTTGGTATCCAGATGTTTCGCTCATTCCAGAGGCAGAGCTTGCTCTGATTGAGGAAGAATTGGCTGCCCGTGAATTTATGCCGGTCATCGAGAAAATTACCAAGGTGTCGACATTTGCAACGCCCAGTATTTGGGATATTGAAACGGATCGAGGTCCCACTCGTATTCGTTTGAAGGGTGAAGAGGATATCCGCAGAATCGCCGGAAATACCCTGTTGATTGCTGATTCTAACGGTCTGCAGTTCCTGATTAAGGACTCTACCGAGCTGGACAAGGTCAGCAAAAAGCTCCTAGATCGCTTCCGGTAG